One Calonectris borealis chromosome 16, bCalBor7.hap1.2, whole genome shotgun sequence DNA window includes the following coding sequences:
- the GRIFIN gene encoding grifin, with protein sequence MALRFEALYPEGMCPGWSVVVKGETSSSTSMFEINLLCDPGDQIALHFNPRFASSRIVCNSFLANHWGKEEVNNTFPFEAKEPFQVEIYSDQDYFHIFIDENKILQYKHRQKQLSSITKLQILNDIAISSVEITKRGL encoded by the exons aTGGCATTGCGG TTCGAGGCCCTATATCCAGAGGGGATGTGTCCCGGCTGGAGCGTCGTGGTCAAGGGCGAGACCAGTTCCAGTACGAGCAT GTTTGAAATTAATTTGCTCTGTGACCCCGGAGACCAAATCGCTCTCCATTTTAACCCCCGCTTCGCCAGCTCCAGAATCGTCTGCAACTCCTTCCTCGCCAACcactgggggaaggaagaggttAATAACACCTTCCCCTTCGAAGCAAAGGAGCCGTTCCAG GTTGAAATCTACTCTGACCAGGACTATTTCCACATTTTCAttgatgaaaacaaaatcttGCAGTACAAGCATCGGCAAAAGCAGCTTTCATCCATCACCAAGCTGCAGATTCTCAATGATATTGCCATTTCTTCAGTGGAAATCACTAAACGAGGCCTTTAG